The Acetomicrobium sp. S15 = DSM 107314 sequence CAGGTAACATTGATACTTTAACATCGATATCAGGCACCTCGAAATTCTCAGGCGAAAATTCGGGGTTAGCCTTGAGCATTGAAAAAATTATGAAGTTGTGCAACAGAGCAAAAGGGAGATCTGGCTTACGGTGTTCTTTTTTCATGCTATATTCTGAAGTTTTCCGGAGTTTTTGGCATCCGAATACCATTGCGAGACTGTCTTTTTGGCAATGTCATTGTTTATAGCATGCTCGACTCCAATGTGATGAATAACATGCATCTCGTTCCAAGTTGTTTCTTGAAAGCATTCTTTGAAAGCAGCCTTAACTATTTCTTTGATTTTATCCATATCCATTACGTTGGATCCAGATAAGGCTAACGAGAGCAGTATGTTGATTAAGCTGTTGATGCTTGCATTTTCGCGTTTTGCTTTTTCTGCTAACATCCGGTGAAGAAATTTCGGCATACGAAGAGCAAAGTGACCGCTATACTCTTCATCCGCTTCCTCAGGCTCTGGTATTGGGAGCCCTTCTTTAAGCCAGCGCGAAAAAGAGTCCTTCTTCAATTCGTCTAACATTGCTCTTGCTTCCTCGAATGTTTCACCATATGCATTCATCGACGCTCTTCCCAAAATAGGGATCGTAATGATAACTCCCCCACCTTCTTCTTCGGGAACTTCTATGACTTCAAGTGGATAATTCAATTTCATGTAATACTCTAAGTTCTTTTCCAAGGCTATCCCCTCCATAAACATCTTGGTGCCTATTTATTCCCCTTTATTTCTTCTATTTCTCGAATGTATCTCATCGCCTTACAGATATATTTTAGATACCAATTCTGGACTTTGTTCTTGTGCTTAACAATGACCAGATCTCCGCTGGGATGGAAATCTCTTGGGAAATTATTAGGAAACAATTTGAAGGCCTCTTTCAACAAAGGATGTTGAAAAACGAAATGACTCCCTCCTCTATCACTCACCTTAACGAATCCAGCCTTTAAAAGAAAATTCTCTACAACGTCGTATCGCTCTTCTGCTTTTGAAGACTGCCATTTTTCCAATAGCTCGTTAGCATCAGCCACAGATACGCCTCCACTTTCAGTGTAATATTATATGTGATATTAGCAATTTTGTAAATACTCATTTTTTATCCTTCACCCGCTTTGTGTGGATATCAGGGAAGTCGCGGCAGGTATTGCCGAGCCGAGGGCCTCCGGTACCAGCTGCTCGACCCCCCGTTCGGTCTGGATCGACACGAACCATTTACCGCCCGACTGACTGACAAAAGTATAAAGGCGTTTAATCGCAGGCTCTGGTGCGCCGAAATGAACGGCCAAAAAATAACCCCCTTTGGACTTTATGTTGAGGGCACTCCTCAACGTCCGCCGGGGGAAGATACCTTTCATTTACAGGCCTTAGCCTGCAAGATATATTTTAGCAATCTTTCCCTCAGTGTCAAGAACTTTTAGCCTAAGGAGGATGCCCTGTTTATTTGTATGGAACCGCCTTCTTAATGAAGACTATATGCCGACCTCGAATTGCAGCTTGAAGCGCGAGATCTCGGATATCTGCTTCATGGAAATGCCATTAAAACTGCGGGTTTGGCCGTCCTCAAAATTGTTTATAACGATATCTACGACGTCGAGCAACTTTTCATTGGCATCGTAAACGCTGAGCTTAAAGGAGGCCATGGTATAGCTTGTTCCGGAATTGTTTGTAACTTCGCCGATAAATTCAGTCCCCAAATCGTTTACAGTATAGCTGACGTTTTTAAGCGGGAATTTATCCTCAGCGAAAGCTGATCCATATGTGAAGCTGAGAGCTAAAACCATCAACAAACAAAGAGCTACCTTTCTCATGGCAAACCCCCCTCTTGGCTTGACAGCTTACTTTAAGCGAATTTTATCAAGTTTAACGCGTTTTAATACCCCGTAGTGGATATTGTAATTATCGGCGATCCTGTAAATATTCCCTGGATCGCTACC is a genomic window containing:
- a CDS encoding toxin-antitoxin system HicB family antitoxin, whose translation is MEKNLEYYMKLNYPLEVIEVPEEEGGGVIITIPILGRASMNAYGETFEEARAMLDELKKDSFSRWLKEGLPIPEPEEADEEYSGHFALRMPKFLHRMLAEKAKRENASINSLINILLSLALSGSNVMDMDKIKEIVKAAFKECFQETTWNEMHVIHHIGVEHAINNDIAKKTVSQWYSDAKNSGKLQNIA
- a CDS encoding FxLYD domain-containing protein → MRKVALCLLMVLALSFTYGSAFAEDKFPLKNVSYTVNDLGTEFIGEVTNNSGTSYTMASFKLSVYDANEKLLDVVDIVINNFEDGQTRSFNGISMKQISEISRFKLQFEVGI